One Oryza glaberrima chromosome 10, OglaRS2, whole genome shotgun sequence DNA segment encodes these proteins:
- the LOC127753167 gene encoding uncharacterized protein LOC127753167, which translates to MESAREFLVFAIVFLSAAGPCAAASPAPLMVMCDAQILATQLTINCTDVNAPNGICCEAAATAVHMPNCLCGVVDQQPFQDSNLTGAVIVSIYTICRGSPPTFDPMKGCSEPPQVGPSPLPPTVVPPAAPAPPPPTPCPQVPAPTSSFPWRTKLRDGFFVGACTIVGWLFLVGLLRVYKTMIRPNLPAWCPGALLDAVVDGLSDAAVARLDVLHPSLKREILRLAEWAKQQNAEDSTPALIIQVTELVQDLRLHLGEDPAAASTSTATTAPTSVADLLTEITRLGEIVRQEMPARV; encoded by the exons ATGGAGTCCGCGCGCGAGTTTCTTGTGTTCGCCATCGTCTTTCTCTCGGCCGCCGGACCATGCGCAGCCGCGTCGCCGGCACCGCTCATGG TGATGTGTGACGCTCAGATCCTTGCCACCCAGCTAACGATCAATTGCACCGATGTGAATGCACCGAATGGGATTTGCTGCGAAGCAGCCGCCACTGCTGTTCATATGCCGAACTGCTTATGTGGCGTCGTAGATCAGCAGCCCTTCCAAGATTCTAATCTGACGGGGGCGGTTATTGTTTCAATTTATACCATCTGTAGAGGCAGCCCTCCCACCTTCGACCCAATGAAGGGGTGTTCAG AGCCCCCTCAAGTCGGCccatctcctcttcctcccactGTGGTACCTCCTGCTGCAccagctccacctccgcctACGCCTTGTCCTCAGGTGCCTGCGCCGACTTCAAGTTTTCCGTGGCGGACAAAGCTGCGGGACGGTTTCTTCGTGGGCGCTTGCACTATTGTAGGCTGGCTATTCCTCGTTGGATTACTGAGGGTGTACAAGACGATGATCAGGCCAAACCTTCCAGCTTGGTGTCCCG GAGCTCTCTTGGATGCTGTGGTTGATGGGCTGTCTGATGCTGCTGTTGCTCGTCTTG ATGTGCTTCATCCTTCTCTGAAGAGGGAGATTCTTCGTCTTGCAGAGTGGGCAAAGCAGCAAAATGCTGAGGACTCAACGCCCGCGCTAATCATTCAAGTAACGGAGCTAGTGCAGGACCTACGTCTGCACTTGGGAGAGGACCCAGCGGCTGCTTCAACTTCCACTGCCACTACTGCCCCGACCTCTGTCGCTGATCTTCTTACGGAGATCACTCGCCTAGGCGAAATTGTGCGGCAAGAAATGCCAGCTAGAGTTTGA
- the LOC127785846 gene encoding uncharacterized protein LOC127785846, which translates to MAAELLPDDVLELILRRVALSPRSLAACRGVCKAWRAIIDTRCPPPHPDLLPLSLAGIFFANFYCPIEDLPGFFARRGRHHRSRIFPKLNYLDDAPISKLEAHDHCNGLLLLDEYVVNPATRRWVRLPPTPEWSPAGSDLEAMVTDSSREEYLVFDPTVSPHYEVFSIPELVFCREDDKDNTESVVKQHEWPPSPFVVQVYSSAKGRWEKRSFIRQGEAAGTIADVHYSSWMASHHLYGIYWRGALHIQMKNNDVIRITLLDDKYQVIKSPSDINLNNHPYIYLGRSKKGVWLLHEVLHGGDQMEWMLIHDVSLEQIMADFRWNPEAVKPWIKHNTYRGDNKNNEEISEDESPGWDSEDDSIIVYTEDMVRWDMNGYTCILGLHPFREIIFLFNSYQDRVWAYHLYNSKVEFLGLVAVLPDPAPAPMLGATSSMAVTILNNIGTEWFAALPLIATMLVYLESPIDTLTQKIVDALLDAVIFVVVVTCVLVVLYYYRCTASSSSPWVPPSLPPPSTASEPLSTLPPRSGLPPAPPASPTVMVKSAPVRIPSKVAMTRRGMWA; encoded by the exons ATGGCGGCGGAGCTGCTACCGGATGACGTGCTGGAGCTTATCCTCCGCCGCGTTGCTCTGTCACCGCGCAGCCTCGCCGCGTGCCGCGGCGTCTGCAAAGCGTGGCGCGCAATCATCGACACCCGGTGCCCGCCCCCACACCCGGACCTCCTCCCGCTCTCTCTAGCCGGCATCTTCTTCGCTAACTTCTACTGCCCAATCGAGGATCTCCCGGGTTTCTTTGCGCGGCGAGGACGCCATCACCGTTCCCGGATCTTCCCCAAGCTCAACTACCTGGACGATGCTCCCATCAGCAAGCTGGAGGCCCACGACCACTGCAACGGCCTCCTTCTCTTGGACGAGTACGTAGTCAATCCGGCCACGCGGCGGTGGGTACGGCTGCCCCCGACGCCGGAGTGGAGCCCTGCGGGATCGGACTTGGAGGCGATGGTCACCGACTCAAGTCGTGAGGAGTACCTCGTGTTTGACCCTACCGTTTCGCCACACTACGAGGTGTTCTCCATCCCCGAGCTTGTCTTTTGCAGAGAAGATGACAAAGACAATACCGAATCGGTGGTAAAACAACATGAGTGGCCGCCATCGCCGTTTGTCGTGCAAGTCTATTCGTCGGCGAAAGGGAGGTGGGAGAAAAGGTCATTTATCCGGCAAGGGGAGGCTGCCGGGACCATTGCTGATGTGCACTACTCATCTTGGATGGCAAGTCACCACCTCTATGGCATCTATTGGCGGGGTGCACTTCATATTCAGATGAAAAATAATGATGTTATAAG AATAACCTTGTTAGATGATAAGTATCAAGTGATCAAGTCACCAAGTGATATCAATCTGAACAATCATCCTTATATTTACCTTGGAAGATCAAAGAAGGGG GTTTGGCTGCTGCACGAAGTACTGCATGGTGGTGATCAGATGGAGTGGATGCTGATACACGACGTCAGTCTCGAGCAGATCATGGCAGATTTCCGCTGGAATCCTGAAGCTGTTAAGCCATGGATCAAACATAATACGTACCGTGGCGATAACAAGAATAATGAAGAAATATCAGAAGATGAATCTCCTGGTTGGGACTCTGAGGATGATAGCATCATTGTTTATACGGAAGATATGGTACGATGGGACATGAATGGATACACTTGTATCCTTGGACTGCATCCTTTTAGAGAGATTATCTTCTTATTCAACTCATATCAGGACAGAGTATGGGCTTACCACTTATACAACTCGAAGGTTGAATTCTTGG GTCTAGTCGCCGTCTTGCcagatccggcgccggcgccgatgcTGGGTGCGACCTCCTCCATGGCAGTGACCATCCTCAACAACATCGGCACGGAG TGGTTCGCCGCGCTGCCGCTCATCGCCACGATGCTCGTCTACCTCGAGAGCCCCATCGACACTCTGACGCAGAAGATCGTCGATGCACTCCTCGATGCCGTCATCTTCGTCGTCGTTGTCACCTGCGTCCTCGTCGTGCTCTACTACTACCGCTGCACGGCTTCGTCCTCTTCTCCATGGGTGCCGCCATCACTGCCACCGCCCTCTACAGCCTCGGAGCCCCTCTCGACTCTACCACCGCGCTCTGGCCTGCCTCCCGCGCCCCCGGCCTCACCGACAGTGATGGTGAAGTCTGCGCCGGTGAGGATACCGTCGAAGGTGGCGATGACGCGGAGGGGGATGTGGGCGTAG